In Hemitrygon akajei chromosome 12, sHemAka1.3, whole genome shotgun sequence, a single window of DNA contains:
- the LOC140737276 gene encoding torsin-1A-interacting protein 2-like isoform X1, protein MKDGSRTQARRERRKYSPNIKVTDEVDYNPVKDMSPESESDSDQLDEETTDSPLNLGAAGDSPIFSRTCSCTSSDQNPQQPNLSRRPLRSTRGQKDDVTPSSKVNTKFVPPALPRIELSPKEDERSRKLAQEGSADTSNKNVIFILMIVVVFFSVLLLMNAPQSVTLVERTTLTVFLDKFEQVQALFYGQQSVLWKRSRITLCNHINLTRHEKPAILMFVAASDGQKTLRCLTRRIANAYSSALNATAAVEVNATVSSGQNSDGVKLEVDTQLSSGFDEGSKVAVIHHFQDLPPLSTLIFYKYCDHENAAYKAITLLITILLDEEKLAPDISLKVLEMKVRNFLIRRFSASEGSQGMDTDKLSGLWSRIAHVVLPVAPVREIEEGGCVLKEYGK, encoded by the exons ATGAAGGACGGCTCCCGGACCCAGGCGCGCAGAG AGAGGCGTAAATATTCGCCAAACATAAAAGTGACAGATGAAGTGGATTATAATCCAGTGAAGG ATATGAGTCCTGAAAGTGAATCTGACTCTGACCAATTAGATGAAG aaACCACTGACTCACCTTTGAATCTGGGAGCAGCTGGGGATTCACCAATATTTAGCAGGACTTGCTCTTGCACTTCATCAG ATCAAAATCCCCAACAACCAAACTTAAGCCGAAGACCGCTTCGTTCGACTCGAG GTCAAAAGGATGATGTAACTCCATCAAGTAAAGTTAATACTAAGTTTGTACCTCCAG CGCTGCCTCGCATTGAGCTTTCCCCAaaggaagatgaaagaagcagaaAACTTGCACAGGAAG GAAGTGCTGATACCTCAAACAAGAATGTGATCTTCATTCTAATGATTGTAGTGgtgtttttctctgtgttgttgctGATGAATGCACCCCAGTCTGTTACTTTGGTGGAAAGGACAACGTTAACTGTATTTTTAGACAAGTTTGAGCAGGTTCAGGCCCTGTTCTACGGACAGCAGTCAGTACTGTGGAAGAGAAGCAGGATCACACTGTGCAACCATATTAATCTGACCCGGCATGAGAAACCTGCCATCCTGATGTTTGTAGCTGCATCAGATGGGCAGAAGACCTTGAGGTGCCTCACTCGTCGGATTGCCAATGCTTACTCCTCAGCCCTCAATGCTACTGCAGCGGTGGAAGTCAACGCAACTGTTAGTAGTGGCCAGAATAGTGATGGTGTGAAACTGGAGGTGGATACCCAGCTGTCATCTGGGTTTGACGAAGGCAGCAAGGTAGCAGTCATTCACCACTTCCAGGATCTTCcccctttgtccaccctgatCTTCTACAAGTACTGTGACCATGAGAACGCAGCCTACAAGGCAATCACCCTGCTGATCACTATTCTCCTGGATGAGGAGAAGTTGGCACCAGACATTAGCCTGAAAGTTTTGGAAATGAAGGTCCGTAACTTTCTGATAAGGAGGTTTTCTGCTTCTGAAGGTAGTCAAGGCATGGACACTGACAAACTGAGCGGCCTGTGGAGTCGCATTGCACATGTTGTGCTCCCAGTGGCACCAGTTCGTGAGATAGAGGAGGGAGGTTGTGTTTTGAAAGAGTATGGGAAGTGA
- the LOC140737276 gene encoding torsin-1A-interacting protein 2-like isoform X2, giving the protein MSPESESDSDQLDEETTDSPLNLGAAGDSPIFSRTCSCTSSDQNPQQPNLSRRPLRSTRGQKDDVTPSSKVNTKFVPPALPRIELSPKEDERSRKLAQEGSADTSNKNVIFILMIVVVFFSVLLLMNAPQSVTLVERTTLTVFLDKFEQVQALFYGQQSVLWKRSRITLCNHINLTRHEKPAILMFVAASDGQKTLRCLTRRIANAYSSALNATAAVEVNATVSSGQNSDGVKLEVDTQLSSGFDEGSKVAVIHHFQDLPPLSTLIFYKYCDHENAAYKAITLLITILLDEEKLAPDISLKVLEMKVRNFLIRRFSASEGSQGMDTDKLSGLWSRIAHVVLPVAPVREIEEGGCVLKEYGK; this is encoded by the exons ATGAGTCCTGAAAGTGAATCTGACTCTGACCAATTAGATGAAG aaACCACTGACTCACCTTTGAATCTGGGAGCAGCTGGGGATTCACCAATATTTAGCAGGACTTGCTCTTGCACTTCATCAG ATCAAAATCCCCAACAACCAAACTTAAGCCGAAGACCGCTTCGTTCGACTCGAG GTCAAAAGGATGATGTAACTCCATCAAGTAAAGTTAATACTAAGTTTGTACCTCCAG CGCTGCCTCGCATTGAGCTTTCCCCAaaggaagatgaaagaagcagaaAACTTGCACAGGAAG GAAGTGCTGATACCTCAAACAAGAATGTGATCTTCATTCTAATGATTGTAGTGgtgtttttctctgtgttgttgctGATGAATGCACCCCAGTCTGTTACTTTGGTGGAAAGGACAACGTTAACTGTATTTTTAGACAAGTTTGAGCAGGTTCAGGCCCTGTTCTACGGACAGCAGTCAGTACTGTGGAAGAGAAGCAGGATCACACTGTGCAACCATATTAATCTGACCCGGCATGAGAAACCTGCCATCCTGATGTTTGTAGCTGCATCAGATGGGCAGAAGACCTTGAGGTGCCTCACTCGTCGGATTGCCAATGCTTACTCCTCAGCCCTCAATGCTACTGCAGCGGTGGAAGTCAACGCAACTGTTAGTAGTGGCCAGAATAGTGATGGTGTGAAACTGGAGGTGGATACCCAGCTGTCATCTGGGTTTGACGAAGGCAGCAAGGTAGCAGTCATTCACCACTTCCAGGATCTTCcccctttgtccaccctgatCTTCTACAAGTACTGTGACCATGAGAACGCAGCCTACAAGGCAATCACCCTGCTGATCACTATTCTCCTGGATGAGGAGAAGTTGGCACCAGACATTAGCCTGAAAGTTTTGGAAATGAAGGTCCGTAACTTTCTGATAAGGAGGTTTTCTGCTTCTGAAGGTAGTCAAGGCATGGACACTGACAAACTGAGCGGCCTGTGGAGTCGCATTGCACATGTTGTGCTCCCAGTGGCACCAGTTCGTGAGATAGAGGAGGGAGGTTGTGTTTTGAAAGAGTATGGGAAGTGA